GGCGCGGATGAAATCCTCACCGCCCGGGCGCGGGGCGTGGATGTGATTCCGCTGTTCGCCGTGTACCAGACGGCGCCACAAGCCCTGATGACGCATGCGTCGCGAGGCGCCAAGGGCATCAAGGATCTGCTCTCCTCGGGCACGGTGGCCCTGGAGCCGGGCCTGCCCTACGCCGCGTATCTGAAGAAGAAGTATGGCTTCGACAAGGTGAAGGTGGTGCCCTACGACGGCGGCGTGGCGCGCTTCGTGGCGGACAAGGACTTCAGCCAGCAGTGCTTCATCACCTCGGAGCCCATCGCCGCGCGGCGCCAGGGCGCGGATCCCTCCGTGTTCCTGGTGGCGGACGAGGGCTTCAATCCCTACATCGCCGTGCTCATCACCCGCCGGGCGCTCTGGAAGGAGCAGCCGTCCCGGGTGAAGGACTTCGTGGAGGCGGTGCGCGAGGGCTGGCGGGCCTACCTGGACGACCCCGCGGCCACCAACGCCGTCATGGGCAAGCTCAACACCTCCATGGACGCGGAGACGTTCGCCGAGGCGGCGCGCGCCCAGAAGCCCCTCATCGAAACGGAGCAGACGCGCGCCAAGGGCCTGGGCACCATGAGCCGCGAGCGATGGGACACCCTGGCGCGGCAACTCGTGGACCTGGGCCTCATCGACAAGGTGCCCGCCTCGGACGACTTCCTGCTGCCGGAATTCGTCGACATGGGTTCGCCCGCCCCCGCCACGCCGTAGCAAAGACAGACAAATCGACATCGAATGACAATCATTGCCATTCGATGTCGACATATCAAATTTGTATGTTTTTATTTTCAATTAAACATATACAAAATTTGCAAGCTTCGTGCCAATAGAAGACAATCAACAAATAGGCAATTCGTGTCTGTCTATCAAGATATGATCCCACTGTCATTCACATAGTCCGTCTATGTGGGCTAGACCTCCAACGACTTCCCGCCCCGCCCCCGAGGCCTCCGTGCGCGTGCTCTTCATTGGCAACAGCTACACCTACAACAACGATCTTCCGGCGATGCTGGAGGGCCTCGTGCGGGCGCTGTCTCCGGGGACGCGGTTGGAGACGGGCGCGGTGCTCCTGGGTGGAGCGACGCTCGAGTCGCACTGGAAGCGGGGCGAGGCGAGGGAGCTGCTGCGCGGGGAAGCCTGGAGCCACGTCGTGCTGCAGGAGCAGAGCCTGCTGGGCCACCTGCGCATCGACGGAGCGGTGCAGATGAACGAGCCCGAGGACAGCTTCTACCCCTACGCCCGCCTCTTCGCGCGGGAGAGCCTGGCGGTGGGCGCGAGCCCGGTCTTCTACATGACGTGGTCGCGCAAGGCGGACCTGCCCGCCCAGGAGGTGCTCACGCGCGCCTATGCCCACATCGCTCACGAAGAAGGAGGCGTGCTGGCACCGGTGGGGGTGGCGTGGGAGCGGGCGCGGAGGGAGCGGCCCGAGCTGGAGCTGTACGGGGAGGACGGCCACCACCCGGGGCCCGCGGGCACCTACCTGGCGGCCTGCGTGCTCTACGCCTCGCTGTTCCACCAGCCCTGCCTGGGCGCGCCTGGCACCCTCTCCGGGGCGCCCTGGACGGGCTCGGCCTTCGATCC
Above is a window of Cystobacter fuscus DNA encoding:
- a CDS encoding ABC transporter substrate-binding protein, with translation MKGRLAGVVGGLVLLVVAGACSRSKENAPQAAGGDAGSAAPQVAQVKLALNWVAEPEFGGFYAARDLGHYKRRGMDVSIQGGGAGVPVMQMVASGQVDFGIAGADEILTARARGVDVIPLFAVYQTAPQALMTHASRGAKGIKDLLSSGTVALEPGLPYAAYLKKKYGFDKVKVVPYDGGVARFVADKDFSQQCFITSEPIAARRQGADPSVFLVADEGFNPYIAVLITRRALWKEQPSRVKDFVEAVREGWRAYLDDPAATNAVMGKLNTSMDAETFAEAARAQKPLIETEQTRAKGLGTMSRERWDTLARQLVDLGLIDKVPASDDFLLPEFVDMGSPAPATP
- a CDS encoding SGNH/GDSL hydrolase family protein — its product is MRVLFIGNSYTYNNDLPAMLEGLVRALSPGTRLETGAVLLGGATLESHWKRGEARELLRGEAWSHVVLQEQSLLGHLRIDGAVQMNEPEDSFYPYARLFARESLAVGASPVFYMTWSRKADLPAQEVLTRAYAHIAHEEGGVLAPVGVAWERARRERPELELYGEDGHHPGPAGTYLAACVLYASLFHQPCLGAPGTLSGAPWTGSAFDPSRTETLVELPEDTARYLQQVGSEVGLSPALPEGPTPTGPRLAFPQLPRGAPLDASRVAGTWRGMLSLYPTELEMAPVPMWLSVESRGTRLTGQVRILFPRDAPLEEDVTPRVEGEELTFSLHDARILGATLHLRAVRTEEGLCGVAHAQDAQGGRWFGSWSASPSSPA